A genomic segment from Aquila chrysaetos chrysaetos chromosome 11, bAquChr1.4, whole genome shotgun sequence encodes:
- the LOC115348559 gene encoding beta-microseminoprotein-like: MKSFLAFLVAMGIIVTLGDAYCFSKLNKPGEADKGCMLDGKLYPLGEIARTENCFRCSCSRDAMRCCSLFHTPIGYDKENCKVVFNKKTCDYDVVQKSDPSKECPVYSRVG; the protein is encoded by the exons ATG AAGAGTTTTCTGGCTTTCCTTGTTGCAATGGGCATCATAGTGACCCTGGGTGATGCATACTGCTTTTCTAAACTCAACAAGCCGGGGGAGGCCGACAAAG GCTGTATGCTGGATGGAAAACTATACCCCCTTGGAGAGATTGCgagaacagaaaattgcttCAGATGCAGCTGCAGCCGAGATGCAATGCGTTGCTGCTCCCT CTTTCATACTCCTATTGGTTATGACAAAGAGAACTGCAAAGTTGTTTTCAACAAGAAAACCTGTGACTACGACGTGGTGCAGAAGAGCGACCCCTCAAAAGAGTGTCCCGTCTATTCTCGTGTGGGCTAA